The genome window CTCCTGAGGAGACACTGAACTCACCCAGGTGGACCTTGGGAAACCTGCAGGAAGTTACCCCCCAGCTCGTACTTCACTGTCTCCAGGGAGGCCCCGGAGACCCTGAGGATAGGGTTCTGCCAGCCTCGCACAGGGGCTGCAAGGACAGGCGCTCagcctcccctccaccctcttgCACGGTCCTATGTGACCTTTGGCAGAAGGACTCCACCTGTCTGAGCCTTGTACCTGCTCACCTGTCCTTGGTCTGTGAGTAGCTGGCTGAGGGCTgccctggggtggagggaggtggcttGGCTAACGCGTTGGCTGGGGGCCCGGGGCTCGCCTGAGGGGGGGTCTCTGGGGGTGGGCGGCTGTGAGTGTCCTGTTGGTGAGGTACAAAGTCCTGGCTGCCCTGGGGCCCCAGGAGATGGCTGAGGAGCTGTGACAGGGATGCAGACTCTCAGGCAGAGAAGGTGGCTCCGTTCAAGTTTTATTGGACCCCTTTCTGCCCGGAGCTCTTCATAATCCCCAGGCCCCAGAGGTGGCTCTGGGGGACTTCAGCAGCCTGTGACTGCCCACCCCCGGCTGTCCAGTTAcccgagggaaggagggagggtgggcagaGGAAGGGGCTGGAGACAGATCATCAGCCCTCCCCGCCACCTGAGGGCAGGGCCCTCCCTGTCTCCACACAGCTGGCCCCAGGGTTGCTGGTCCAGCCACCCCACAAATCCAAGCTGCCGGGTGCTGGGGCAGCCCCTCGCGGCCAGTCCTTGGCCATCTATGTGGCTCGTGTGTGCCCATTGGCCACCCGCCCAGCTGCCCGGATCCGAGGGCCATCGGTGGGGGCCACTCCAGGCTGATGAGCTGCCCCATTCTTCAGCCGCGGAACCTCTGGGGCGGCCTCCCCGTCGCTTGAATCCGAATCCTCCACGTCACTGCGAATATCCTTCTCCATCTGGGGAAccgggaggagggaggggtgaggtacagggctgggctggaggctccagggaggcCCACACCAGCCCACCGTTGCCCAGCCCGGCCCTACCTGGCCTTTCTTCATAAAGCTGTAGATCATGCGAAGGATGAGACAAGACCAGAACACgtgcagcagctgcagcagcatCAGAAGCGTGTTGAAGAAGTAGTAGCTGAAGAAGGGTTCCAGGTTGGCAATGGATTCGTAGTACGTGGTGTAGATGATCCTACAGTAGGCGAGGAGAGGCCAGGATTCACCAGCTGCGGCAGGCCCCCGTCCTAGGAATCACTAACGTGTGTGACTTTCCCAGCTCTAGAGCCTTCTATGGCTCCCCATGACCCACCCCCAGACTGATACCTGTGTCCCTCATCTGGGCATTTAAGTACCTCCCTCACCTGGTTATATTAAGTTAGTAGAACACACAAGCTTGCCAAGGGACCCACGCTCCCATCTCCCCACTTCATGGCTGCTTCCTCTCCATCCCTGCAGGCTTCCCTGACCTGCAAACATCAGGGGGCCCCAGGACTGGGCTTCTCTGTCCATGCCTGGTCCCTGGTGACTTGTCTCATGGCTACAAATACTGGACATCTACGTCTCTCCCCAGAACCCCAGGTGGGTGTCCACTGCTTCCTCCACGTTTCGGTGGTGGTAGTTGGTGGGGGTTTGCAAGTCCCTCAAACCCCAGCACAGCCAGAGCTGAGCTTCTGATCCTCAAGCAGCAACTCATGGCCCTTGAGTCACCCTCCCCAAGTCCACCTACTTCTCTCACCTACACTGGTCCAGCCCCATCATTGCCCACCTGGACCAGGGCAGTCGCCTCTGCCCTGGCCCCCAGCTCCTGCTCGAATGTCTCACCAGCTATTCCCCCTGCAGCCACCAGAGGGAGCCCGTGAGTACTGTCAGGTCCCACCCCAcctctgctcagaaccctccaGGGCTCCTACCTAGCTTGGGATAAAAGCCCAACTTCTCCCCAAGGCCCAGAAGCCCCGCTTACTCTGGCTCatcacctcctccctctccctcttgctCACTCTGCTTCTGTCACACAGGCCTCTCTGTTCCTCCAGCATGCTGGGCATGGtcctgcctcagggcttttgcacatgctgttcccactCTGCCTGGACCACTCTTCCCCTATGATCAGTAATTTTCTCCCTCACTTCCTGCCAGTCTCTATGAACTCTATCAGTGAGGTCTTTTCTGACCACCCAAATTCCAACTATCCACACAGTTCCTTTGCCCTTCCCAATTTTTTCTCTTTAGCACGATCACTCCCTCACGTACTCCACAGTGTACTTGTCTGCCTTGTTTATTCTATTTCCCCACCCACCAGCGTCAGCTCCAAGCAAGCAGGGACCCTCACATGGCTCCCTCGACTTGGTGTGCGAGGCTCAGCACTGGGATGACTGGGCGAACTGGCATCCAACCCTGGCTCCTAACCCATGTTCCATGCACACGGGATGATGACTGAGCCCAGTTTTCTGTCTCTCCTACCCTtgggcctttgcatatgctgcgCCCTGTGCTGGGAATGCCCTGCCttgcctcctcctggaagcctcccAGCCAACAACTCCAGCTCCCTGGATCAGGGAACCAAGGGTGAGGTATCTCAGCCACACCCGGCCATCTCTCCAACCCCCAGCGGGAGGGCTGACTCACTCCGTGGGGAAGAGCACAAGGCGAGTGTAGAAGAAGACCAAGGAGAAGATGATGAAGAGAGTGTCGCAAGTGCGCCGCCAGTGCGTGTAGTTGAACAACTTACAGGCCTGGGGAGGACAGCAGAGAGAAATGGATTCAGGAGGGGGAGGGCGGGACTGAGAAGCAGGGGGCCTCCTCCCAGGGAAAAGCTGTGCGGCTGGGCCAGGTGAGTCAGGGCAGGGTCTTATCTCTAGGAACTGCCCAGAAACATAAAAAGTGTGTCTGTGAATGGGAGAAGCTTCTTTGCCCAGGAAGACTGACAGGGGAGGGGGCACCTCAGCTCCAGGGGCCCCGGGAGGGCAGGGGCGGGCCCACCTCCAGCAGGAAGTCGGAGGAGTCATGCAGCAGCAGCACCAGAGAGCCAATGCGCAGCAGGTTCGCGCTGTAGGAGAAGACGATCAGGGTGATGGTTATGAAGTGATGCACCACCTGCTCCTTGAAATCCTGCGGGAGACCAAGGAGGGATCACAGCCCTCAGGGCTGGGGACAGGCCCTTCCAGGGGGCTGCTGGGCGTGTGGACTCTGCACCTCCTGCCTGAGGCACCAAGGGTCTCAGGGTGTGCGGGTCATGACCGCTCCAGGGCTTCACTTCTTCAGACGGACTCTTGGCCTGGCCTCACCTTGCGCTTGATGTCGAAGGGCAGCGTGATCAGCAGGGAGATGTAGAAACTCAGCTCCATGAGGTACCAGTGGTACAGGGCCAGCTTCAGGGTCTGTGGTGAGGTGTGCAAAGTTAGCCACGGGGAGTGGAGGCTCCTGTGGGGCAGAGACATGGGGCAGGCCCCTCCCCATTTGCTCAAACCCACGACACTTGAATCCCAGTGAGTGAGGAAGGCATGAGCCCCCATCCCTGGAGGTAATAAAGGGCAGTAGTTTTGTGGCAGCTCCTGCTCTGAGTGTCCCGACTCCTGGCCCCTCTCCATTCCACAGGGAAGGCAAAAATAAGTGGGAATCGGAGGGGAATTATGGTATGATGTCCAGCTTTGGTTCACTTGCCTGTGGCCACAGGAACTCTGAGCACCCTGACCCTCCCACCAGCCTGCAAACACGCCCTGCCACTCACCTGCTTTGGGTAATTGTCCCAGCACATCACCGGCGTCCACAGCCACGACTCCTGCAGGGACGTGGGAGTCTGAGGCTGTCCAAAGCTTAGaacccagccccccaccccagcctcctcagGGCTCCCTGGCCCTCGGTGTGCTGCTCTCACTGTAGACAAGGTGCTTATTCAGAATCCCCagccctgacacacagtaggtcctcagtaGGCACCCACTGAGTGAACGTTCACCACGACCTTACCATGTTCTCtctaccctctctgggcctttgcacgtgtCTTCCCCTCTGCCcgaaccccaccccctccccgatCCAGTCCAGGTCTAGCACTGAGTAGGTGCTTGTGGGATAGGCGGAGGGGCAGATAAGCTGTCAGGGACACTCACGTGGTACAGGACCAAGAGTCCACCGATGAAGGAGCACAGGTAGAAGACGAACCTCCAACTGTGGGAGGGGACGGAGCCCATGGGGCAGCTGTCAAAGGGGCagacctcccccgcccccgccgccgcacCCTCAACACCCCTCCCCAGCCCGCCCTGCGCTTACCTGGCCTCACAGAACTTCTTGCTCAGGCAGGGCCGGTCCTGGTCCCGGCGTCTCCGGAACCAGTGTTGGGTCTGCCGCAGCGTGAGGCCGCACTGGGCGGCCAGGAGGGTcatctggggctggggagggggtgatgGGGGCTAGGGTCACAGAGGTGGCTTCCTGCCTCTGTCTCGGGACAGGCAGGCCATCCCCTGCGGCCCCAGACCTCGCCTGAGGGGTTGTCTGCCTATGGAGGTGGGGGACTAGGGGGCTTCTTCACGGGGTGTGGCCCCCAGGATAAGCCTTACAAAAACCCATCTCTGCTCCCAGGCAGGTGACTGATGGGGACTGGGATTAAGAAAGAGGCTGGGGGGGGGCAGCCCCCGCAGAGGTTTTCTTGCACCCCCTCCCCAACTCCGACCTGCGGAGGGAGACTGACAATGGGGGGGTCACAGGCACTCTGTTCCACAGGAGCTGCCTACCACCCCCGCCCAAGGGATGGAGACGCCCCCTTCCCTGCTTCCCCCAGGACCCAGCCCAGCACCTCCCACAGCCCAGACCCTGCCCACCAGGCAGACCCACTGCGGATGGGACTAGAGGGAGGGTCAGAGGACCGCCTTTGGGAGTGGGGGGCCCCCAGAACAGGCCTGCTGATGCGGGTCCCAGTGAAGTGGTGGGGGGGCACTGTGGGGGTATCAGAGGCTGCCCTGGCCTTTCCCTACCCCCAACAACTGGGCACATACTGCCCCCAGGGCAGCCCAGCAGGCCACTGGGTTTGGAGGAGAGGGTCGGGGGACCTCACCTCCGTGGGCCTCTGCCCTTCCGTCAGGAAGTGCTTCTCCAGAGCGGCAATGGGCTTCACCAGCCTCCTGGTCTGACTGCGCAGCCCCAGCCACCGGCTCAGGGGCAGGCCGACGAACCTGGGTGTAGGGGAGGCAACCCGTCAGTCCAGGCGGGGAGATGGAGGCCCGGAAGGGCTAGGTCGCGTCTTGGGACCCTGGAGGGGGTGGCCTGACCACTGCATGGGGCCAAACTTAAGAAAGGCAGCTGGAATGGTCTTGGGGATGGAGGAAGAAGGGCAACTTTTGGGGTAGCCAGGCACTGTCAATCCCAAAACAGGGATGAGAGTCCCCTCCCCACCAGACTCATGGTGGCCTGGGTCCTGGGTGCCTCCCACCGGGCTGGGGACTCCCTGTGGGCAGGAGCAGCTCTGCTTCCTCTctggcctccctcctcccagcaccccGACCCCTCCTCCAGCGTAGACACTGGGAGGAGCCAGGACCCTGATCAGTCAATCACCAAATTGTCCACAAGGGGGCCCCCAAGACCAGGGGTCAGGAGGGAATTTCCTGTCCGCCTTGCCAACATCACCTTtcatttggggaaactgaggctctgggcaGCCCAGCAAGAACTTGTGTCAGACTCAATTGTGTTGGggcgcaggggtggggtggggggaataagAATGGACATGACATGTTTATTGAACGTTTATGATCTTCCAGGCTAGTGTCCAAGTCCACCTCACGTGCTGGCTCACTAAGCCCTATTATTATTGTCCCCATTGTCCTGATgtgcaaactgaggctcaaagaggtcagAAATACACCTAAGTGAGTGGCAGACCTGGAAATGGAAACCAGGATTCACCTTCACTTAACGGGAAAAACCCTTGCCTTTGACCCCAGAAAAGCTGCCTCCAATCCCACTGCCCTTCGGAAAGGCAAGGGGCGCCTCTGGGGCAAGTTAACACCCCCACCTCAGCTGGAGCCATCAGCTAAATACGTGAGAAAACAGACCTGTCCTTCAGGGCCTGGCTGAATTGGGCCTCCCCGAATTCCTGCAGACCTACCTGCTGTGTGTCCTCAGGCaggtcacttgacctctctgtacTTCCAGTGCCACTCccataaaatggggttaataacagTACCACCTCACAGGGTTGCAATGAGGGCTGAGTTAAGACGCAACTGCTTAGAGCAGTGGCTGGCCCAGTGTAAAAGCTCAAACAGCGTCTGTTAAATACCATGTTTAAGAATGTTCCCTGGGCTCCCTGGGTCCAGCCTGCATCCAGGGAGCCCAGGCCCCAGGAGGCTCGTCATGAGTGCAGAAGCCAGACCAAGGTGCAGGATGCTCCCGTGTCCCTGTGCTCAGGGTGGGACAAAGGAGGGGACCCaaagtgggggcgggggggggagggcTGAAGGGCTCtgtagggggaggggcaggagtccTGGGAACCCAGCCTGGAAGGAACTGCAGGGGAGTGAGTGCAAGGGCCAGGGGGTCACCAAGAAGGTGGGGGGCCTGAAATCACACATGaggagtggaggagggggaggggccctAGGGCATGGAGGGGGAatctgggcggggcggggcaggccaTGTGGAAGGGCTGCAGGCAGTCTGGCAGGAAAGGGCCTGGCAAGGAGGGTCTGGGAGCTGTTGATCAAGTGGGAAAGGGCGCGACCACCTGGGACAGAGGGACCTCAGGAGAGATACCCACGTCCAGGAGATGGACAGCCAGAGAAAGGAGGGACCCCAGTTTGGGGCAGCATCTAGGGTACATGAGAAATGATTGAAAATCCACGGGGTTTGGCAACCAGGAGGTCACTGGGAATCTGGGCAGGTGGCATAGACTCAGGGGCCGGATGCCAGGCTGCAGGAGGCTGGGGGTGAGTGGAGGGGACCATAAGGAGCTGGAGTGCCCATGCCTCTTCCTTTGGCTGCCTTTGGAAGGtgctggaaaaagcaaggagggaaaaagggtggggaagagggcggggtggtggggggagagatgcCCAGACGGTgctgagggagtggggaggggcaggaacgATGCCTCTGCAGACCTGTCCATGGGCAGCAAAGCGGGTACATCCCCCTCCAGGCCCCCTACTCATTTTCTGAAGACGCTGGCAGACCCAGACCAGAGCTCTGGGCAGTGGTCCACAACACCGGGCATCAGCGATCAGAAGAGTGCGAGtggtggcagctgggggcaggactGAGTCAGGAAAAGCACTTTGATCAAAGCCAGGCTCCAACCAGGGACACGTTAGGATGAAACCATGCAGGTGGGGCAGCACCAGGTGGCTGCCACAACACGAGGGACGACGTGCCAGGGCACAGCGGATACTCACCTCTCAAAGGTAAAGCGCACGGCCAGCAGCACCAGCGCCAGGGGCAGGGCCATCAGCATGTCCCGGGGGTGGGGGTAGACCAAGCCATCTCGGTCCTCTAGGTCAGCCCATGAGTTGTTGGCTGGCAGCCAGAACCTGTCCTGCCACAGCCACTCGTTCAGGCTGGACCACATCCTGCAGACATAGGGTCCGGTGAATGGAGAGGTCGGCAGGCAGGATGGGTGGGGCGGGAGAGCCCATCACCCAACCCTCGTCCCTCACAGCACACCTGGCGACCTGGAGTTTATTCCAACCAGTGTTAAAGACAGACTTGGGCTGTGTGTCCTCAGGCAACTGACCTGACCTCTCTGCACCTCaagttcatctgtaaaacaaggacaGTAATACTGATGTCTCAGCCCAGCCTGATAAGGAGCACAAAGTGCTTAGCCCGGTGCCTACTGACCTTCACAATACAGCTCCTGACAGTAGTTATTATTCTGTACCTTGCAGACTCCAGGACGGCGGCCAGAAGCCAAGGGAGGGGCTGACTGGGGTCATGAACTGACTTCTCAAGTGCCGGGAAAGGCTTCCTTACATTGCAGAAAGAGGCCTTTGATGCAGCCCAAAGATGAAGGATTTAAGGAACGCCACAGTCCCCTCCCTGGCCATCCTTCCAAACGTGGATTCCCCTTGAGGTGTGAATGTTGCCTGGCTCACCATCCCAACAGCCCGGCTGTGGCTGGACAAGAGCGCCTACTGCGTGACCGAGCACTGCGTGGAGCAGTGATCACAGTGAACCAGCTTCTCGCCCAGACCTGCTGCGGGAGCAGCCCCTACCTGTGGGGTCCAGTCATCTTGAAGAGCCCCCccaagtttttccctttcccaagaTTTAAGACATGTGCCCAAAACCCCACACTGGTCCCCACTTGGGAAGTTTGTTCATTCATATGTTGtctgtccatctatccatccacccacctatccATCTGCCCGTCCAtacatccatctacccacctgtcgtctatccatccatccacctactcATTGTCTGTCTATTCATCcacccatgcatccatccaccGATTTGTCTGTTCATCCATCCAGTTACCTGCCTGCCCACCTGTATGtctacctatccatccatccacccacctaccTGTCTAGAcacccatccatctacccatccatatACCTATACCCATCCATCAGTATACCCATCTGTACATCCATCTGCCTACCTGTCTATCTACCTgtctgttcatccatccatccacccactcatTGTCCAtctactcatccatccatccatccatctagtcaTCTGCCTGCTCAACTGTatatctacccatccatccatccatccacccacctgtctACCCATCCATGCATATATACCTATCCATACATCCATCTGCCCACCTGTCTGTCTACTtgcctgtccatccatccacccacccacctatcTGTCCGTCCATCCACAAGATGTTCTCTGAGTGACTTGTATGTGCCAGCCTGATGCTGGGTGTTGGGGACACAGTAGGGAACAAAGCAGACATGCTCCTGTCCCCATGGAGCTCATAATACAATACACAAGTAAAAGATTCATGAACAAATGAGATAACACAGTGTGGTGGGGCCTAGTAGAAAAGAAACAGGGTGGTGTGATTTATCAAGGAAGGTCTCTAAGGAGATACCATCTGAGCTGAGATCCAGAGATGAGGAGGGCCTGGGTTGATGCAAATGAGAGTAGCGGTGGTGGAGATTGCCAGAGAAATatgcagcaggtgcaaaggccctgaggcaggaccgAGTGTTGGAGGACCAGTAAGGATTCCcgagtggctggagcagagtgagtaaGAGGGAgactgggaggaggtgagggcagggaggtGATTGGGCAGATCCTGCAGGGTCTGTGGGCTATGGGGAGGAATTTGGATAATTTCTTCCAACATTTTatgatgaaaaatttcaaacttacagaaaagttgaaagaatttacAGTGAACATCTGTATACCTACCACTAGACTCTACCATTCACATTTTGCTCTATTGCTTCATTTCACATCTGCCCATCCTTCCATCCCTCTATCCACCTGGCAGTCCACCTTTGGGGTGCCTTTCAAAACAAGCAGCAGACATCAAGTCACATCACCCCTAAACATTTCAGCATGCAGATCATTAACTAgaattcaatatttttttttcctttcaaggtTAAATTtaccagagaaaaaaaattcacgtGAGGTATACGGttgctgagttttgacaaatacaagCACCTGTGTAAATCAACTTCTGGCCACAAAACGTTCCCGTCCCTCCACAAGGTTCTCTCTCGGGCCCCTTCCTGGTCAATCTCCATCTCCACCGTCCAAAAGGAACTTctgctccaatttttttttttttccatcacagATTACTTCCATCTCTGCCAGAACTTCGTCTAGATAGAATCACAAACCCtgtctttgtgtctggcttctttcacttgtgtcaTGTTTTCGAGATTCAACCCCGTTGTTACTTCTGtcaccaccaagcaattctccgacaccagctgggtgtcctacagtgCAACTCAAGTCTGACACTAGCTATCTGGAGATACACAGGTGGATGGCTCTGTCCCAGACTGCACCTGCCGCGCTTCAGACGCCCATCACAAGTCCGGATTGTCACCTGTGTGTCTGACCAACCAGCTGGAGATCAGAGGTTCCCACAGtcccctccttgggtttgattaatttactACAGCAGCtcgtagaacacagaaaaacagTTTATTTGCTAGAATACCGGTTTTTTTATAACAGGATGTAACTcaagaacagccagatggaaaggGTCATCGGGCAAGTTATGGGGAAGGAGCTCAGAGCTTCAATGCCCTTTCTGGATGCACCACGTTCCCCAaacctccatgtgttcaccaacccagctTTCTGAACCCTGTGCTTTTGGGTTTTTAATGGAGGCTTCATTATATAGTCATAGTAATTAAGTCATTGGCCACTGGAGACctgggggtgggactgaaagttacAACCCTCAGATCAGCTGGTTTGGTTCCTGGCAACCGGCCCCTTCCTTAGGTGACCTGGGGGGCTTTCCAAAAGCCCTGCATAAGCATAACAAAAGACAACTTTACTTCTCTCTTCACTGAGGACAGTCCCAAggtttttaggagctctgtgacGGGACCAGGGACGAGGGACAGAAGACCAAATAGATATTTCTCATAGCACATgtcaaatacagaaaaaaagaaaatctccagATTATCAGAGTCTGGGGAACTAGGTGAACCAGGATGGTGAGCGGATTTGGG of Vicugna pacos chromosome 22, VicPac4, whole genome shotgun sequence contains these proteins:
- the CERS4 gene encoding ceramide synthase 4; this encodes MWSSLNEWLWQDRFWLPANNSWADLEDRDGLVYPHPRDMLMALPLALVLLAVRFTFERFVGLPLSRWLGLRSQTRRLVKPIAALEKHFLTEGQRPTEPQMTLLAAQCGLTLRQTQHWFRRRRDQDRPCLSKKFCEASWRFVFYLCSFIGGLLVLYHESWLWTPVMCWDNYPKQTLKLALYHWYLMELSFYISLLITLPFDIKRKDFKEQVVHHFITITLIVFSYSANLLRIGSLVLLLHDSSDFLLEACKLFNYTHWRRTCDTLFIIFSLVFFYTRLVLFPTEIIYTTYYESIANLEPFFSYYFFNTLLMLLQLLHVFWSCLILRMIYSFMKKGQMEKDIRSDVEDSDSSDGEAAPEVPRLKNGAAHQPGVAPTDGPRIRAAGRVANGHTRAT